From Ipomoea triloba cultivar NCNSP0323 chromosome 5, ASM357664v1, the proteins below share one genomic window:
- the LOC116020364 gene encoding uncharacterized protein LOC116020364, whose product MPPPWASRLPAKVPFVAPFTPLKARPSEILAYAEECQLVKPTDQGYVVVPDQGKYFRYHRWYGHSTNECQAWRKEIETLIQSGQLGNYIDWNRMHHKNVWKRGAVERPCYPALPKDKFTKESTDKGERPVINVIFGGWSPVGAEEKYVGSVEKPYVPGNQRQESITFSNGDLPGMGILSRDALVISMGVNGTEMRRVLVDTGSGVTVMYYDVFVKLGFAPDQLRLVKTQLAGFTRDTIEIEGSIRLPVELGVPPNIQEVEMDFVVVRITCAHNIILGRPWLSDVKGIISMKHLCLKFHTPKEIGVVRGD is encoded by the coding sequence ATGCCACCCCCATGGGCCTCCCGTCTTCCCGCGAAAGTCCCCTTTGTAGCTCCTTTCACCCCCCTCAAGGCCAGGCCTAGCGAGATACTAGCATATGCTGAAGAGTGCCAACTGGTGAAACCTACTGATCAAGGTTACGTAGTAGTCCCCGACCAGGGAAAATATTTTCGCTATCATCGCTGGTATGggcatagcacaaatgaatgtCAAGCTTGGAGAAAGGAAATAGAAACACTCATTCAATCAGGCCAGTTAGGAAACTACATTGATTGGAATAGGATGCACCACAAGAACGTATGGAAGAGGGGGGCAGTTGAGCGCCCTTGTTACCCTGCTCTGCCCAAAGATAAATTTACCAAGGAGTCCACAGATAAGGGCGAGCGCCCAGTCATAAATGTGATATTTGGGGGATGGTCTCCCGTAGGAGCTGAAGAAAAGTATGTGGGGTCGGTGGAGAAACCTTACGTCCCCGGGAATCAAAGACAAGAAAGTATTACCTTCTCGAATGGCGACCTCCCGGGTATGGGAATCCTATCTCGCGACGCCCTAGTAATCTCGATGGGAGTAAACGGAACCGAGATGAGACGGGTCTTAGTGGACACAGGGAGTGGTGTAACCGTGATGTATTACGATGTCTTCGTGAAGCTAGGGTTCGCCCCTGATCAACTCCGACTAGTTAAAACTCAACTCGCTGGGTTTACGCGAGATACTATTGAAATCGAAGGATCCATACGGTTGCCTGTGGAGTTAGGAGTCCCCCCAAACATACAGGAAGTAGAGATGGATTTTGTGGTTGTCCGGATAACCTGCGCCCACAATATCATCTTGGGAAGGCCATGGCTGTCGGATGTAAAGGGAATCATTTCGATGAAACACCTGTGTCTAAAGTTTCACACTCCCAAAGAGATCGGAGTAGTGCGAGGGGACTAA
- the LOC116018721 gene encoding phosphopantothenate--cysteine ligase 2-like gives MAAANHIEELYVASDPKIKAFFESAPPLQDAADIKARLNEFIQRNYSTSGVGKANRIVCVTSGGTTVPLEKRCVRYIDNFSSGHRGAASTEYFLKSGYSVIFLYRRGTCQPFCRDLPENALLECLTYNNGSNLQVDQKSADVVKRAITEHQAAVAGGSLLKLPFTTIFEYLQMLQLIALLLRRVGPSAMFYLAAAVSDFYVPWESMTMHKIQSGSGPLDMQLAQVPKMLSVVRTEWAPLAFCISFKLETDKDILLEKADMALKKYGMHMVVANELLTRKEEVIVVLQNDKISVRREKSEAGADVENPLIKLIVERHSEYITASSA, from the exons ATGGCTGCTGCAAACCATATTGAAGAATTATATGTAGCATCCGATCCCAAAATCAAGGCATTCTTTGAGTCAGCTCCTCCACTTCAGGATGCTGCTGATATCAAGGCCAGGTTGAATGAATTTATTCAAAGGAATTATTCAACTTCAG GAGTTGGAAAAGCAAATAGGATAGTGTGTGTTACTTCTGGTGGTACTACTGTACCATTAGAGAAGCGGTGCGTTCGATACATTGATAATTTCAGCTCAGGTCACAGAGGAGCTGCTTCTACAGA ATACTTTTTGAAGTCTGGTTATTCTGTCATATTTCTCTACCGGAG GGGTACCTGCCAACCATTTTGTAGAGATCTTCCAGAAAATGCATTGCTTGAGTGCTTAACATATAACAACGGGTCAAACCTTCAAG TGGATCAGAAATCTGCTGATGTGGTGAAAAGAGCAATTACTGAACATCAGGCT GCAGTGGCTGGTGGCTCTCTTCTGAAACTCCCTTTCACAACAATTTTTGAGTATCTACAG ATGCTGCAGCTGATTGCTTTATTGCTCAGAAGAGTTGGTCCAAGTGCTATGTTTTATCTTGCTGCTGCAGTTTCTGACTTTTACGTTCCCTGGGAAAGCATG ACAATGCATAAGATCCAGTCTGGATCTGGTCCTTTGGACATGCAGCTTGCTCAAGTACCAAAGATGCTTTCAGTGGTCAGAACTGAGTGGGCACCATTGGCTTTCTGCATATCTTTTAAG CTTGAAACTGACAAAGATATCCTGTTGGAGAAGGCGGATATGGCTCTTAAGAAGTACGGAATGCATATGGTGGTAGCTAATGAGCTCTTAACTCGTAAGGAGGAAGTCATAGTTGTGTTACAGAATGATAAGATAAGTGTTAGAAGAGAGAAATCCGAGGCTGGGGCTGATGTAGAGAATCCTCTGATCAAGCTCATTGTGGAAAGACATTCGGAGTATATTACAGCTTCTTCAGCATAA
- the LOC116018864 gene encoding transcription factor TGA7-like isoform X1, giving the protein MVSYEALNMKMSSPVTQFGPAGRMGIYEQLHQMSVWEDTLRSDIIPCSGDCMVTQADDKSEYMSNESVVPSGSGDNQGDNQAHQAGKGTADKAQRRLAQNREAARKSRLRKKAYIQQLEMSRLKLAQLELEIEKTRHQGVYMLGPTTKMGMYGTINPGIVAFEMEYAHWVEEQQKKISELRSILLSNTSSDVELQLVVENVLNHYYELFRMRAEVAKADVFYLLSGMWRTSLERFFLWIGGFRPSELINAVMPQLEPLTDEQLFNVCNLRDCCQQAEEALTQGMDKLQQSLAQSMASMSTDAVIYGSQMASAMEKLESIESFVNQADNLRKQTLQQMSSILTTHQAARGLLAFGEYFQRLHALSSLWAARPREMD; this is encoded by the exons ATGGTTTCATATGAAGCCTTGAACATGAAGATGAGTTCTCCAGTAACTCAATTTGGGCCTGCAGGAAGGATGGGCATATATGAGCAGCTCCACCAGATGAGTGTTTGGGAGGATACACTTAGAAGTGATATCATCCCCTGCTCTGGTGATTGCATGGTCACACAGGCAGATGACAAG TCCGAGTACATGTCTAATGAATCAGTGGTTCCCTCTGGATCGGGAGACAACCAGGGCGATAATCAGGCACATCAGGCAGGAAAGGGCACTGCAGATAAG GCACAAAGGCGTTTAGCACAAAACCGTGAAGCTGCAAGAAAAAGTCGTTTGCGAAAGAAG GCTTATATTCAGCAATTGGAAATGAGCCGTTTGAAGCTAGCACAACTCGAACTGGAGATTGAGAAAACCAGGCATCAG GGAGTATATATGTTAGGTCCCACTACCAAAATGGGAATGTATGGGACAATAAATCCAG GAATTGTTGCATTTGAGATGGAATATGCGCACTGGGTCGAAGAACAGCAAAAGAAAATTTCAGAACTCAGAAGCATTTTGCTGTCTAACACAAGTAGTGATGTGGAGCTGCAGTTGGTAGTTGAGAATGTCTTAAACCACTATTATGAACTCTTCCGGATGAGAGCTGAAGTTGCCAAAGCCGATGTCTTTTACCTACTATCCGGGATGTGGAGAACTTCGCTAGAGCGCTTCTTCCTCTGGATTGGAGGTTTCCGTCCATCAGAACTGATTAAT GCAGTAATGCCACAGCTTGAGCCCTTGACAGATGAACAACTCTTCAATGTGTGTAACCTGAGAGACTGTTGCCAGCAGGCTGAGGAGGCTCTCACACAAGGAATGGATAAACTACAGCAGAGTCTGGCCCAAAGCATGGCTTCCATGAGCACCGACGCAGTCATTTATGGTTCTCAGATGGCTTCTGCTATGGAGAAATTAGAGTCAATAGAAAGCTTTGTCAACCAG GCAGATAACCTGCGCAAGCAGACTTTGCAGCAGATGTCAAGTATTCTCACAACCCACCAAGCAGCAAGGGGTCTGCTTGCATTTGGGGAGTACTTCCAACGCCTTCATGCCTTAAGCTCTCTCTGGGCTGCTCGCCCTCGAGAAATGGACTGA
- the LOC116018864 gene encoding transcription factor TGA3-like isoform X2: MTSPSTCLMNQWFPLDRETTRAIIRHIRQERALQIRQAQRRLAQNREAARKSRLRKKAYIQQLEMSRLKLAQLELEIEKTRHQGVYMLGPTTKMGMYGTINPGIVAFEMEYAHWVEEQQKKISELRSILLSNTSSDVELQLVVENVLNHYYELFRMRAEVAKADVFYLLSGMWRTSLERFFLWIGGFRPSELINAVMPQLEPLTDEQLFNVCNLRDCCQQAEEALTQGMDKLQQSLAQSMASMSTDAVIYGSQMASAMEKLESIESFVNQADNLRKQTLQQMSSILTTHQAARGLLAFGEYFQRLHALSSLWAARPREMD, translated from the exons ATGACAAG TCCGAGTACATGTCTAATGAATCAGTGGTTCCCTCTGGATCGGGAGACAACCAGGGCGATAATCAGGCACATCAGGCAGGAAAGGGCACTGCAGATAAG ACAGGCACAAAGGCGTTTAGCACAAAACCGTGAAGCTGCAAGAAAAAGTCGTTTGCGAAAGAAG GCTTATATTCAGCAATTGGAAATGAGCCGTTTGAAGCTAGCACAACTCGAACTGGAGATTGAGAAAACCAGGCATCAG GGAGTATATATGTTAGGTCCCACTACCAAAATGGGAATGTATGGGACAATAAATCCAG GAATTGTTGCATTTGAGATGGAATATGCGCACTGGGTCGAAGAACAGCAAAAGAAAATTTCAGAACTCAGAAGCATTTTGCTGTCTAACACAAGTAGTGATGTGGAGCTGCAGTTGGTAGTTGAGAATGTCTTAAACCACTATTATGAACTCTTCCGGATGAGAGCTGAAGTTGCCAAAGCCGATGTCTTTTACCTACTATCCGGGATGTGGAGAACTTCGCTAGAGCGCTTCTTCCTCTGGATTGGAGGTTTCCGTCCATCAGAACTGATTAAT GCAGTAATGCCACAGCTTGAGCCCTTGACAGATGAACAACTCTTCAATGTGTGTAACCTGAGAGACTGTTGCCAGCAGGCTGAGGAGGCTCTCACACAAGGAATGGATAAACTACAGCAGAGTCTGGCCCAAAGCATGGCTTCCATGAGCACCGACGCAGTCATTTATGGTTCTCAGATGGCTTCTGCTATGGAGAAATTAGAGTCAATAGAAAGCTTTGTCAACCAG GCAGATAACCTGCGCAAGCAGACTTTGCAGCAGATGTCAAGTATTCTCACAACCCACCAAGCAGCAAGGGGTCTGCTTGCATTTGGGGAGTACTTCCAACGCCTTCATGCCTTAAGCTCTCTCTGGGCTGCTCGCCCTCGAGAAATGGACTGA